In one window of Oligoflexus sp. DNA:
- a CDS encoding DOMON-like domain-containing protein, which produces MDQLRPFAPTPAAAAFQIFCDLDFKADALELRYRIQGPVDELMLPMTVSNPHFRDELWTTTCLEIFLQESGQSAYEEWNFSPSGNWAYYHFESYRQLSGGALRLQPLEPLNWIKNDHQLLLQVKIPLYQSFTRERPLLRYGVTAVVHLKSGEKQYWAMEHAGEKPDFHVAGSFKGEGRPG; this is translated from the coding sequence ATGGACCAGCTTCGCCCCTTTGCGCCCACACCGGCGGCCGCCGCTTTTCAAATCTTCTGCGACCTTGATTTCAAAGCGGATGCGCTGGAGCTTCGCTATCGCATTCAGGGTCCTGTGGACGAACTGATGTTGCCGATGACAGTCAGCAATCCTCATTTTCGTGATGAGCTTTGGACCACGACCTGCCTGGAAATCTTCCTTCAGGAAAGCGGGCAGAGCGCTTATGAGGAATGGAACTTCAGCCCGAGCGGAAACTGGGCCTACTATCATTTTGAATCCTATCGGCAGCTTTCGGGCGGAGCCCTCCGGCTTCAGCCTCTTGAGCCCCTGAACTGGATCAAAAATGATCATCAGCTCCTGCTTCAGGTGAAAATACCGCTCTACCAGTCCTTCACAAGGGAAAGGCCGCTTCTGCGTTATGGCGTCACAGCTGTTGTGCATTTGAAGTCTGGGGAAAAACAGTACTGGGCGATGGAGCATGCGGGGGAAAAACCGGATTTTCATGTTGCGGGGAGTTTTAAAGGCGAAGGCCGTCCAGGTTAG
- a CDS encoding alpha-amylase: protein MSLQRLVSSFCLIFMMSCGSPSSGNTGPVGEPQAPAALTGGPKEQRKQGVNGVLFQAYHWYTPADGRLWEDLASQAQTLSNKGFTALWLPPAYKSAGGGFDVGYGVYDAYDLGEFQQKGSKRTKYGDKDQYLRLIQAAHAAELDVYADIVMNHRMGADRTEAVSAIEVDPRNRSKDTSSSYTIQAWTLFDFAGRGNRYSTFRWNWSHFTGVDWDQQSQQRGRIYRFNASGKNWASEVSKENGNYDYLMGADVDFNNPDVVAEMKNWGAWYQNIASLDGFRLDAVKHIKSPFLREWVEHVRKQAGRDLFTVAEYWDFSVDTLLDYLNEQDHALFDVPLHMNFFRAAQARGGFNMATLLDDTLLERAPQDAVTFVDNHDTQPLQALQSPVQDWFKPMAYALILLRAEGYPSVFSADYTGASYENIRIPAISQTLDILLAARRDHAYGEQRSYFDAPDIVGWTRSGDATHKTGLAVVLSDNGAGSKRMEMGKGFAGACFTNLLDNKLPCVTIDSEGFGDFPVNARSFAVWVGPRKD, encoded by the coding sequence ATGTCGCTCCAACGTTTGGTCTCAAGCTTCTGCCTAATCTTTATGATGTCATGCGGTTCGCCAAGTTCCGGCAATACCGGACCCGTTGGAGAGCCCCAGGCACCGGCGGCCCTGACCGGCGGTCCCAAGGAGCAGCGCAAGCAAGGCGTCAACGGCGTGCTGTTCCAAGCTTACCACTGGTATACCCCAGCCGATGGCCGCCTTTGGGAAGACCTGGCGAGCCAGGCCCAAACTCTTTCGAACAAGGGTTTTACCGCTCTTTGGCTGCCACCTGCCTACAAAAGCGCCGGTGGGGGCTTTGATGTGGGTTATGGCGTCTACGATGCCTATGACCTTGGTGAATTCCAGCAAAAAGGTAGCAAGCGCACCAAGTATGGGGACAAAGACCAATATTTGCGCTTGATTCAGGCTGCGCATGCGGCTGAGCTTGATGTCTATGCCGACATCGTCATGAATCATCGCATGGGCGCCGACCGCACCGAGGCCGTTTCCGCCATCGAAGTCGATCCTAGAAACCGCAGCAAGGATACGAGCAGCAGCTATACGATCCAGGCTTGGACGCTCTTCGATTTCGCCGGTCGCGGCAATCGTTATTCCACGTTCCGTTGGAACTGGTCGCACTTCACAGGCGTGGATTGGGATCAGCAGAGCCAGCAGCGCGGCCGCATCTATCGCTTCAACGCGTCGGGCAAGAATTGGGCGAGCGAAGTCTCGAAGGAAAACGGCAACTATGATTACCTGATGGGCGCGGACGTTGATTTCAACAACCCCGATGTGGTTGCGGAAATGAAAAACTGGGGCGCCTGGTACCAGAACATTGCAAGCCTCGATGGTTTCCGCCTGGATGCCGTCAAGCATATCAAGTCGCCCTTCCTGCGGGAGTGGGTTGAGCATGTGCGCAAGCAGGCAGGTCGCGATCTTTTCACGGTGGCCGAGTACTGGGATTTTTCCGTGGACACGCTGCTCGATTATCTGAACGAGCAGGATCACGCGCTCTTCGATGTGCCGCTGCATATGAACTTCTTCCGCGCGGCCCAGGCTCGCGGCGGCTTCAACATGGCCACGCTCTTGGATGATACGCTGCTGGAAAGAGCGCCGCAGGACGCCGTGACCTTCGTCGATAATCACGACACCCAGCCGCTTCAGGCCCTGCAATCCCCCGTGCAGGATTGGTTCAAACCGATGGCCTATGCCCTGATCCTTTTGCGCGCAGAAGGCTATCCTTCGGTCTTCAGTGCCGATTACACCGGCGCGTCCTATGAAAACATCCGCATCCCGGCCATAAGCCAGACCTTGGATATTCTTTTGGCGGCCAGGCGTGATCATGCTTACGGTGAACAGCGCTCCTATTTTGATGCGCCGGACATCGTGGGCTGGACCCGCAGCGGTGATGCCACGCACAAAACCGGGCTCGCCGTGGTTTTAAGTGACAACGGCGCGGGTTCGAAGCGCATGGAAATGGGCAAAGGCTTCGCCGGCGCCTGCTTCACAAACCTTTTGGATAACAAGCTTCCTTGCGTAACGATCGACAGCGAAGGCTTCGGGGACTTCCCCGTCAACGCGCGGTCGTTCGCGGTCTGGGTTGGTCCCAGGAAGGATTGA
- a CDS encoding ABC-2 family transporter protein — translation MLRFLGKALRYNMSAHISNVPNLLAATIGMVLNNGIFLLGMWGMLFAGKEQNQDLLHYYIALNVLMMLSYGVLCFFFGGWIEMGDLIVNGHFESKLATPRHPLLLVGTHALHPSALGDLILGLAGIGLLIGMGETGIAIRSFFASILAIFAYYSLFVLSGSLAFFLPRGNAMAHLLNNLAIILCGYPVGKIFPTGIGRTLILLSPVAAISLMPMSWIETGTVIDFAQAAAGVFVLWLLALGVYRYGVKRYQALNLVGVQN, via the coding sequence ATGCTCCGCTTTCTTGGAAAAGCCCTGCGCTACAACATGAGCGCCCATATCTCGAATGTTCCGAACCTCCTGGCGGCGACCATAGGCATGGTGCTGAATAACGGCATCTTTCTTTTGGGCATGTGGGGCATGCTCTTTGCGGGAAAAGAACAGAATCAGGACCTTCTGCATTACTACATAGCCCTGAATGTTCTGATGATGCTGTCCTATGGTGTGCTCTGCTTTTTCTTTGGCGGCTGGATTGAAATGGGCGATCTGATCGTCAATGGGCATTTTGAATCCAAGCTCGCCACACCACGGCATCCTTTGCTTTTGGTGGGCACGCACGCCCTGCATCCGTCCGCTCTCGGCGATTTGATTCTGGGTCTGGCTGGTATCGGCCTGCTCATCGGCATGGGCGAAACCGGGATCGCCATTCGGTCTTTTTTCGCCAGTATTCTGGCTATTTTCGCCTATTATTCCCTGTTCGTTCTCTCCGGCAGTCTCGCCTTCTTCCTGCCGCGTGGGAATGCGATGGCTCATCTCCTTAATAATCTGGCCATCATTCTCTGCGGCTATCCCGTCGGCAAAATCTTTCCGACCGGCATCGGTCGCACGCTGATCCTTTTAAGCCCCGTCGCCGCCATCTCCCTCATGCCCATGAGCTGGATTGAAACCGGCACTGTGATCGACTTCGCCCAGGCCGCTGCGGGTGTTTTCGTGCTTTGGCTTTTGGCTCTGGGCGTCTATCGCTATGGAGTGAAACGTTACCAGGCGTTGAACCTGGTCGGTGTGCAGAACTGA
- a CDS encoding heme lyase CcmF/NrfE family subunit, with translation MYLSSKLAITVTCASVLVASGLLIWAFYHRDYSIAYVFKNSSNDLPAFYTLTAFWSSLEGSHTLWTALLAIMGTIAVWTSSRDNEHIMPYVSASIQAVLAWMFYLAITHSDPFVLNLPAPPNGRGMNELLQNYYMAIHPPLLFTGYTLLGVPFAYSIAALCYGDITEGWLKTIRRWTLAAFIFLTAGITLGGRWAYVELGWAGYWAWDPVENSSFMPWLLATALLHSLLVQEKLGHLKRLSIVLGIGAFFMSYVGTFLTRSGVVSSVHSFAESPIGPNYLYYLAGTVLISSGIYAFRAPSILPSDTEKVWGVSKESALVMTQFLLLSFAAIVFIGTMFPIVSEAITGQRISVQAPYFNMFAPWVGLGLILGIAIGNLMRYQSDKIPNGKVIILGAIVFAIPVTLFLIYMGDVMATKKTSSLIAQLVGLYLASWAIGCLFGDIYFRLKDMRFKFGLFFDRNLAYFGGWVAHIGMMIAIIGFLGNYRGLEERVTVHAGENFSFFGYRFEFGQEGIQVKQVLNATHYEAHLKIFREKDNVMIEDAHPAQSRYPTKDQVFNEIAITGNIWHDIYVVLVDFDKVSGKRVTFQVNINPTVRIVWGAIVLMVIGGIIALLDKYRGNRSRDVVAGAWEVNS, from the coding sequence TTGTATCTCTCCTCCAAACTGGCCATCACGGTGACCTGTGCGTCCGTGCTCGTTGCCTCGGGACTTTTGATCTGGGCCTTCTACCATCGCGATTACTCGATCGCGTACGTGTTCAAAAATTCGAGTAATGACCTGCCGGCGTTTTATACGCTGACGGCGTTCTGGTCCTCGCTCGAAGGCTCGCACACGCTGTGGACGGCGCTCCTGGCCATCATGGGCACCATCGCGGTCTGGACCAGCTCGCGTGACAATGAACACATCATGCCCTACGTATCCGCCTCGATTCAGGCGGTGCTGGCCTGGATGTTCTACCTCGCGATCACCCACTCCGATCCCTTCGTCCTGAATCTTCCTGCGCCTCCCAACGGTCGGGGCATGAATGAGCTCCTGCAGAACTACTACATGGCCATCCACCCGCCGCTTCTTTTCACCGGCTACACGCTTTTGGGCGTGCCCTTTGCGTATTCGATCGCGGCTCTCTGCTACGGTGATATCACCGAAGGCTGGTTGAAAACGATTCGCCGCTGGACACTCGCGGCCTTCATCTTCCTGACAGCTGGTATTACCCTGGGTGGCCGCTGGGCTTACGTCGAACTCGGTTGGGCCGGTTACTGGGCCTGGGATCCGGTGGAAAACTCAAGCTTCATGCCCTGGCTTCTGGCGACGGCGCTCCTGCATTCGCTTCTGGTTCAGGAAAAACTTGGTCATTTGAAAAGACTCAGCATCGTCCTCGGTATCGGCGCCTTCTTCATGAGCTACGTGGGAACCTTCCTGACCCGTTCGGGTGTGGTCTCCTCGGTGCACTCCTTCGCGGAATCGCCGATCGGTCCTAACTATCTTTATTATCTGGCTGGAACTGTCCTGATTTCTTCAGGCATTTACGCGTTCCGCGCGCCTTCGATCCTGCCTTCGGACACCGAAAAAGTCTGGGGTGTTTCCAAGGAATCAGCCCTCGTCATGACCCAGTTCCTCCTTCTCTCCTTCGCGGCTATCGTCTTTATCGGCACCATGTTCCCCATCGTCTCGGAAGCCATCACCGGCCAGCGTATTTCGGTGCAGGCGCCATACTTTAATATGTTCGCGCCTTGGGTAGGCCTCGGTCTGATCCTTGGTATCGCCATCGGCAACCTGATGCGCTATCAATCCGATAAGATTCCCAACGGCAAGGTCATCATCCTCGGCGCCATCGTTTTTGCGATTCCCGTCACACTCTTCCTGATCTACATGGGCGATGTGATGGCAACCAAGAAAACCTCGTCTTTGATCGCGCAGCTGGTCGGTCTTTATCTGGCATCGTGGGCGATCGGCTGCCTTTTCGGTGACATTTACTTCCGCCTCAAGGACATGCGTTTCAAGTTCGGTCTTTTCTTCGATCGCAACCTCGCCTACTTCGGCGGCTGGGTCGCCCACATCGGCATGATGATCGCGATCATAGGCTTTCTCGGCAACTATCGCGGTCTTGAGGAACGCGTGACGGTCCATGCCGGTGAAAACTTCTCGTTCTTCGGCTACCGCTTCGAGTTTGGTCAGGAAGGCATCCAGGTAAAGCAGGTGCTGAACGCCACGCATTACGAAGCGCACCTGAAGATTTTCCGTGAAAAAGACAACGTCATGATCGAGGACGCACACCCCGCTCAGAGCCGTTATCCGACCAAAGATCAGGTGTTCAACGAAATCGCCATCACCGGCAATATCTGGCATGATATCTACGTTGTCCTCGTCGACTTCGACAAGGTCAGCGGCAAGCGGGTGACCTTCCAGGTGAACATCAACCCCACGGTCCGCATCGTCTGGGGTGCCATCGTGCTGATGGTTATAGGCGGTATCATCGCCCTCTTGGATAAGTATCGTGGCAACCGAAGCCGCGATGTGGTCGCCGGTGCATGGGAGGTGAATTCATGA
- a CDS encoding cytochrome c-type biogenesis protein — MKRLRLAVALGFMSFAPMSAWAQMPESHPPVTPTTQPSPEDLDTGLKGLLGSDRKDNDIYFRDVAKELRCPTCTGLSVLESDASFSVQIKDQVHEQMKLGKSKDEIIKYFVERYGPWILREPPKEGFNLLAWGVPIALLIGGPILIWLLVWRRKVQFNAHGVRSTEALIKEMHDRLLLMKEKKG; from the coding sequence ATGAAACGGCTTCGTTTGGCTGTGGCTCTTGGTTTTATGTCCTTCGCCCCGATGTCCGCCTGGGCCCAGATGCCGGAATCCCATCCTCCGGTCACGCCGACGACCCAGCCCTCGCCCGAGGATCTGGATACCGGCCTGAAGGGACTTTTGGGATCGGATCGCAAGGACAACGACATCTATTTCCGCGATGTGGCCAAGGAACTGCGCTGCCCGACCTGCACGGGTCTCAGCGTTCTGGAATCCGATGCCAGCTTCTCGGTTCAGATCAAGGATCAGGTGCACGAGCAGATGAAGCTCGGTAAGTCCAAAGACGAGATCATCAAATACTTCGTGGAACGTTACGGCCCGTGGATTTTGCGGGAACCTCCCAAAGAGGGTTTCAACCTTCTGGCCTGGGGTGTGCCGATCGCTCTTTTGATCGGTGGTCCTATTTTGATTTGGCTCCTGGTCTGGCGACGCAAGGTGCAGTTCAATGCCCATGGCGTCCGCAGCACCGAAGCTTTGATCAAGGAAATGCATGACCGGCTGCTGCTCATGAAGGAGAAGAAAGGATGA
- the mtaB gene encoding tRNA (N(6)-L-threonylcarbamoyladenosine(37)-C(2))-methylthiotransferase MtaB, giving the protein MPTVYVKTLGCKVNSYDSHAIENQFKALGYELVDDPSAATVSVLNTCSVTDNADKEARYLLRKFRRDNPETIVVATGCYAQTDSKRLVEMDEVDLVFPNQTKDLIVEATHAFADRKNQGVTEASATKLPSHVKAVSGNRQGHFKSSLTMLEADSTQTRAFLKIQDGCNGFCAYCLIPYARGASRSVAPSEVTREVRRLIDLGVKEIVFTGIHIGDYGVDIGQDDGFVALIRELLSWPDMVRIRISSLEPRELTEDLLKVLSQRPDIFCDHFHLPLQSGHDRILKMMRRTYDSRQYAENVAMARSYFPKANFGADVIPGFPSETDEEFTGTLEFIERTGLNYLHVFPYSKRPNTAAEKMPGHLAPELVKERAKILRDLSGRLKHEYNRRFIGQETEVLWENDVDSQGRRLGKSTNYLEVCAPSHANVEPGVVQRVQLKGFVEDHRLLGKILS; this is encoded by the coding sequence ATGCCAACCGTGTACGTAAAAACTTTGGGATGCAAGGTCAACAGCTACGACAGTCATGCGATTGAAAATCAATTCAAGGCGCTCGGCTATGAACTCGTCGATGACCCGTCCGCGGCCACGGTCTCGGTGCTCAATACCTGCAGCGTGACCGATAACGCGGATAAGGAGGCCCGCTATCTCCTCCGCAAATTCCGTCGCGACAATCCTGAGACCATCGTGGTGGCCACCGGCTGCTATGCGCAGACCGATTCCAAGCGCCTCGTGGAAATGGACGAGGTCGACCTCGTGTTTCCCAATCAGACGAAAGATCTGATCGTCGAAGCCACGCATGCCTTCGCCGATCGGAAGAACCAGGGCGTGACCGAAGCCAGCGCCACCAAATTGCCTTCACACGTCAAAGCTGTCAGCGGCAATCGCCAGGGGCACTTCAAATCGTCTTTGACCATGCTCGAAGCTGATTCCACGCAAACCCGCGCCTTTCTGAAAATCCAGGACGGCTGCAATGGTTTCTGCGCCTACTGCCTGATTCCCTATGCCCGCGGAGCCTCGCGCAGCGTGGCGCCTTCCGAGGTGACGCGTGAAGTCAGGCGCCTCATCGATCTGGGCGTGAAGGAGATCGTTTTCACCGGCATTCATATCGGTGACTACGGCGTCGACATCGGCCAGGACGATGGTTTCGTGGCTTTGATCCGCGAGCTGCTCAGCTGGCCGGACATGGTCCGCATCCGCATCTCGTCGCTCGAACCACGCGAGCTGACCGAGGACCTCTTGAAAGTGCTGAGCCAAAGACCCGACATTTTCTGCGATCACTTTCACCTGCCCTTGCAATCAGGCCATGATCGTATCCTGAAGATGATGAGAAGAACTTATGACAGTCGGCAGTATGCGGAAAATGTGGCCATGGCTCGCAGCTATTTTCCCAAGGCCAACTTCGGCGCCGATGTGATCCCGGGTTTCCCGAGCGAAACGGACGAGGAATTCACCGGCACTTTGGAATTCATCGAACGCACAGGTTTGAACTACCTGCATGTGTTCCCCTACTCGAAGCGTCCCAATACCGCCGCCGAAAAAATGCCCGGCCACCTGGCTCCCGAGCTGGTCAAGGAACGGGCGAAGATTCTGCGCGATCTTTCCGGCCGTCTGAAGCACGAATACAACCGCCGCTTCATTGGACAGGAAACCGAGGTCCTTTGGGAAAACGATGTCGATAGCCAGGGGCGCCGCTTGGGCAAAAGCACAAATTATCTGGAAGTCTGTGCGCCGAGTCACGCGAACGTGGAACCAGGCGTTGTGCAAAGGGTTCAGCTGAAAGGTTTTGTGGAAGACCATCGCTTGCTTGGCAAGATTTTGTCGTAA
- a CDS encoding HD-GYP domain-containing protein: MKMKRYTISKETRTRCRIFHVSQADMHQFQSISLELFHYLLEIKSIDFTIYFRVDDEMIEFIDAASFSHQLVHQIIAARNRDYHNVDICVAQKDFKRFEALISDVREKKIDLLLRRDPLLDAQVIRSFVNLSRASQMMVRGGLSPVVAAQAREAAGVLVNNLMECEVAVGTLSRMVRADPTLYDHSASVAMLSGVIARTMLGRSREDSVLITQGGLYHDVGKTCVPHSLLNKPGRFTPDEYERMKSHTTLGYEEICRAIDQGSVIDRNVARVALEHHEKFNGLGYPFGRKGRAEEQEDGIHLFSRVVSIADVYSALLMKRVYKEAYDARDALKIMQDSAADYDPIIFRNFEKNVQKTLVRFEALEKKQPNGKIIIVDPGIGTRIRKTSA; this comes from the coding sequence ATGAAAATGAAGCGGTATACCATCTCGAAAGAGACAAGAACCCGATGCCGCATTTTCCATGTTTCGCAGGCGGATATGCATCAATTCCAGAGCATAAGCCTCGAACTCTTTCATTACCTCCTTGAGATCAAAAGTATAGATTTCACCATCTACTTCCGAGTCGATGATGAAATGATCGAATTCATAGATGCCGCCTCCTTCTCTCATCAGCTGGTTCATCAGATCATTGCCGCCCGCAACCGCGATTATCATAACGTCGATATCTGCGTGGCCCAGAAGGACTTCAAGCGCTTCGAGGCCCTGATCAGTGACGTGCGTGAGAAGAAGATTGATCTTTTGCTGCGGCGCGATCCCCTTTTGGATGCCCAGGTGATCCGCTCCTTCGTGAACCTGAGTCGCGCCAGCCAGATGATGGTGCGAGGCGGTCTTAGCCCCGTGGTGGCCGCGCAGGCGCGCGAAGCGGCGGGCGTACTCGTCAACAATCTGATGGAATGCGAGGTCGCGGTCGGAACCCTGAGCCGCATGGTTCGGGCTGATCCCACACTGTATGATCACAGCGCCTCGGTTGCCATGCTATCCGGCGTGATCGCACGCACCATGCTCGGCAGGAGTCGCGAGGATTCCGTCCTGATCACTCAGGGCGGCCTTTATCACGATGTGGGCAAAACCTGTGTGCCGCATTCACTTTTGAATAAGCCGGGCCGTTTCACGCCCGATGAATATGAACGCATGAAATCCCACACCACCCTGGGTTATGAAGAGATCTGCCGGGCCATCGATCAGGGCTCGGTCATAGATCGCAACGTCGCGCGGGTGGCGCTGGAGCATCATGAGAAATTCAATGGTCTGGGCTACCCCTTCGGCCGCAAGGGCCGTGCCGAAGAGCAGGAAGACGGCATTCATCTCTTCTCGCGCGTGGTGTCCATTGCGGATGTGTATTCCGCGCTTCTGATGAAGCGGGTCTATAAGGAAGCTTATGACGCCCGCGACGCCCTCAAGATCATGCAGGACTCGGCCGCGGACTACGACCCGATCATTTTCAGAAATTTTGAGAAGAATGTTCAGAAGACTTTGGTGCGCTTTGAGGCTTTGGAGAAAAAGCAGCCGAACGGCAAGATCATCATTGTCGATCCTGGCATCGGCACGCGCATCCGCAAAACCAGCGCCTGA
- a CDS encoding VOC family protein → MKYLHTMLRVRDVDASLHFFCELLGLVETRRKESAEGRFTLIFLATAAGEPEVELTYNWDVPDSYGNGRNFGHLAYEVDDIYEICRRLQAGGVTILRPPREGRMAFVKSPDGISVELLQRGEALPPAEPWMSMPNTGSW, encoded by the coding sequence ATGAAATATCTTCATACGATGCTGCGGGTTCGCGATGTGGACGCGTCGCTGCATTTTTTCTGCGAACTGCTCGGCCTTGTGGAAACCCGGCGCAAGGAATCCGCGGAAGGACGCTTCACGCTGATTTTTCTGGCCACCGCAGCGGGTGAACCGGAAGTGGAATTGACCTATAATTGGGATGTACCAGATTCCTATGGCAACGGCCGGAATTTCGGGCATCTGGCCTATGAGGTCGATGATATCTACGAAATCTGTCGACGCCTTCAGGCCGGTGGCGTGACCATCCTGCGCCCTCCGCGCGAGGGCCGCATGGCTTTTGTGAAGTCACCCGATGGCATTTCGGTGGAACTCCTGCAGCGCGGCGAAGCTTTGCCTCCTGCAGAACCCTGGATGTCGATGCCGAATACGGGAAGCTGGTAA
- a CDS encoding TldD/PmbA family protein, with protein sequence MMRKMALKLVDAMDVELRRSMEQLRAPRHPRPYYMSYLVRDIENYTVWARYGSLYQDKRDHKRVCYADVRVGSYRYDNTSKGGLSDNNEESETNYEVTELPIENDLDSFRFSLWRLTDAKFRDAVSKFHGKKSRDVSFLDQNRSLPSFQKLATETSIAKLRSFEVDQEHWKQFVKKASVVFKKFPEIKNSYVEFSTDLVTKIFVSSEGVQRVWQEPLFSLTAYFWYHTKELDQDYSIVRHVARMNELPDLNTFKKAIEDKVAQFRDVAGGDEMTSYAGPVLMAPKAAGLFLHEVVGHRLEGSRLLSESEGRTFRDKVNRRIMHPDLTLIDDPGIAAVGSQSLIAHYPFDDEGAPARPASLVEKGVLKGFLTTRSPLQKRGHQSNGHARNHGDERPISRMANLVVRSHSQHSWNDLKNMLIAEIKRRKLPYGIILLDVEGGETETEAYNFQAFLGQIAVAVKIYPTGKERYVRGVDFVGTPLSSLNDIIAVGRDLVVDNGFCGAESGTIPVSTVAPAMLLSNLELQAKNPSKVTQYAMDLPWFDKKLARKKSRG encoded by the coding sequence ATGATGCGCAAAATGGCTCTCAAACTTGTCGACGCAATGGACGTGGAACTCAGGCGCTCCATGGAGCAACTGCGGGCTCCGCGGCATCCGCGTCCCTACTATATGAGCTACCTTGTCCGTGATATCGAAAACTACACGGTCTGGGCCCGCTATGGTTCTCTTTACCAGGATAAACGTGATCACAAGCGCGTGTGCTATGCCGATGTCCGCGTGGGCAGTTATCGATACGATAACACCAGCAAGGGCGGGCTCAGTGATAACAATGAAGAGAGCGAAACCAACTATGAAGTTACGGAACTGCCGATCGAGAATGATCTCGACAGTTTCCGCTTCAGTCTCTGGCGTTTGACCGACGCCAAATTCCGCGATGCGGTGAGCAAATTTCACGGGAAAAAATCCCGCGACGTGAGTTTCCTCGACCAGAATCGCAGTCTGCCGTCCTTTCAAAAACTCGCGACCGAGACCAGCATTGCGAAACTGCGAAGCTTCGAAGTGGATCAGGAGCATTGGAAGCAGTTCGTGAAAAAGGCGAGCGTCGTCTTTAAGAAATTCCCCGAGATCAAAAATTCCTATGTGGAATTCAGCACAGACCTCGTCACCAAGATCTTCGTGAGTTCCGAAGGCGTGCAGCGCGTCTGGCAGGAACCGCTCTTCAGCCTGACCGCCTATTTCTGGTACCACACCAAGGAACTGGACCAGGATTACAGCATAGTCCGGCATGTGGCGCGCATGAACGAGCTGCCGGATCTGAATACCTTTAAAAAGGCCATTGAAGACAAGGTCGCGCAGTTCCGCGACGTGGCCGGTGGCGATGAGATGACGTCCTATGCCGGGCCTGTGCTCATGGCCCCCAAGGCCGCAGGCCTTTTCCTGCATGAAGTCGTGGGCCATCGTTTGGAAGGCAGCCGCCTTCTTTCCGAAAGTGAAGGCCGCACCTTCCGTGATAAGGTCAACCGCCGCATCATGCATCCGGATCTGACCCTGATCGATGATCCCGGAATCGCGGCGGTGGGTTCACAGTCGCTGATCGCTCATTATCCTTTTGATGATGAAGGTGCTCCGGCGCGTCCGGCGAGCCTGGTGGAAAAGGGTGTGCTGAAAGGCTTTCTGACCACCCGCAGTCCTTTGCAAAAGCGCGGGCATCAATCCAATGGCCATGCTCGGAATCATGGCGACGAGCGTCCGATCAGCCGCATGGCGAACCTTGTGGTGCGAAGTCACAGCCAGCACAGCTGGAATGATCTGAAAAATATGCTGATCGCCGAAATCAAACGCAGAAAACTGCCCTACGGCATCATCCTGCTCGACGTCGAAGGCGGGGAAACCGAGACGGAAGCCTATAATTTCCAGGCTTTTTTGGGTCAGATCGCGGTTGCGGTGAAGATCTATCCCACTGGCAAGGAACGCTATGTGCGGGGCGTTGATTTCGTCGGCACACCGCTCAGCAGCCTGAACGATATCATCGCTGTCGGCCGCGACCTTGTCGTCGACAATGGCTTCTGCGGCGCGGAATCCGGGACCATTCCCGTTTCCACCGTGGCACCGGCCATGCTGCTCTCGAACCTTGAACTCCAGGCCAAAAACCCGTCGAAGGTCACGCAGTACGCGATGGATCTGCCCTGGTTTGATAAAAAGCTCGCCCGCAAAAAATCGCGGGGCTGA